A genomic segment from Micromonospora echinaurantiaca encodes:
- a CDS encoding LacI family DNA-binding transcriptional regulator yields MATPPRRVTQRDIARLAGVSQATVSLVLNNRADAEVRIAAETRDRVLRAIAETGYAADPVARRLAARFNRIIGVFTYEPAFPSGSRDFFHPFLLGIEEYAERVGCDLLLFTSAPVVEGRRRIFHQDNRLRLADGCILLGREIDGAELLRLNRDGYPYVAVGRRDDAGGPVPYVGADYATAVSRLVELALLRGHRRLAYLSMGGTAESSEDRRRGFDAAASTAESARQLTATAGDAETVLDDLLADGTTVALVEDFATAVAIESATRRRGLTVPDDLSIITLGDPTVPVPTDIAFTGFHIPREEMGRQAVEVLRGVIDGSAAGVQQRLLPCELVEGDTLGTPDPAADRR; encoded by the coding sequence GTGGCCACTCCCCCCAGACGCGTCACCCAGCGTGACATCGCCCGCTTGGCGGGTGTCAGTCAGGCGACGGTGTCCCTGGTGCTCAACAACCGGGCCGACGCCGAGGTCCGGATCGCCGCGGAGACCCGCGACCGGGTGCTGCGGGCGATCGCCGAGACCGGGTACGCCGCGGACCCGGTGGCCCGCCGGCTGGCCGCGCGGTTCAACCGGATCATCGGTGTCTTCACCTACGAGCCCGCGTTCCCCAGCGGCAGCCGGGACTTCTTCCACCCGTTCCTGCTCGGCATCGAGGAGTACGCCGAGCGCGTCGGCTGCGACCTGCTGCTGTTCACCAGCGCACCGGTGGTCGAGGGCCGGCGACGCATCTTCCACCAGGACAACCGGTTGCGCCTGGCCGACGGGTGCATCCTGCTCGGCCGCGAGATCGACGGCGCGGAGCTGTTGCGGCTCAACCGCGACGGATACCCGTACGTCGCCGTGGGTCGCCGCGACGACGCCGGCGGGCCGGTCCCCTACGTCGGCGCGGACTACGCCACGGCGGTGAGCCGGCTCGTCGAGCTGGCGCTGCTCCGCGGCCACCGACGCCTCGCCTACCTGAGCATGGGCGGCACCGCCGAGTCCTCCGAGGACCGCCGCCGCGGGTTCGACGCCGCCGCGTCGACCGCGGAGAGCGCCCGGCAGTTGACCGCGACCGCCGGGGACGCCGAGACGGTCCTCGACGACCTGCTCGCCGACGGGACGACCGTCGCTCTGGTGGAGGACTTCGCCACCGCCGTGGCGATCGAGTCGGCCACCCGGCGGCGCGGGCTGACCGTCCCGGACGACCTGTCGATCATCACGCTCGGCGACCCGACGGTGCCGGTTCCCACCGACATCGCGTTCACCGGGTTCCACATCCCCCGCGAGGAGATGGGCCGGCAGGCCGTCGAGGTGTTGCGGGGCGTCATCGACGGCAGCGCCGCCGGCGTTCAGCAACGACTCCTCCCCTGCGAACTCGTCGAGGGCGACACCCTCGGCACCCCCGATCCGGCGGCCGACCGCCGCTGA
- the trxA gene encoding thioredoxin encodes MASVALTAADFEETVSRDGIVLIDFWANWCGPCRSFAPVFEKASEKHPDIVFGKVDTEAEQGLAAAAQIRSIPTLMAFRDGVLVFAQPGALPAAALEQVIQAVRDLDMDEVRAKLAASAAGR; translated from the coding sequence ATGGCGAGCGTGGCGTTGACCGCGGCCGACTTCGAGGAGACCGTGAGCCGGGACGGGATCGTCCTGATCGACTTCTGGGCGAACTGGTGCGGCCCCTGCCGCAGCTTCGCGCCGGTCTTCGAGAAGGCCAGCGAGAAGCACCCGGACATCGTGTTCGGCAAGGTCGACACCGAGGCGGAGCAGGGCCTCGCCGCGGCGGCCCAGATCCGGTCGATCCCGACACTGATGGCGTTCCGGGACGGCGTCCTGGTCTTCGCCCAGCCCGGCGCCCTGCCGGCGGCCGCGCTGGAGCAGGTGATCCAGGCCGTCCGCGACCTCGACATGGACGAGGTGCGGGCGAAGCTGGCCGCGAGCGCCGCCGGCCGCTGA
- a CDS encoding MBL fold metallo-hydrolase — protein MLFTQYYLDCLSQASYLVADDTTGRAVLVDPRRDIDEYLTDARAHGLTIEGVVNTHFHADFLAGHLEVAAATGAWIGYGHRAETEYPSRKLHDGDRISLGDVTLEIMETPGHTPESISILVYERADDAVPYGVLTGDALFIGDVGRPDLLASLGVTADELGRMLYDSVQRKLMGLPDEVRVFPAHGAGSACGKNLSTERQSTIGEQRRTNYACAPMGEEQFLALVTGGQPAAPGYFAFDAVLNRKARELFDHSKAPRPLSAAEFAGARAEGAVVIDARDPQEFAAGHVRGAINVPADGRFAETAGSVVAPDRRVLVVAPQDREEEIVVRLARIGFDQVVGYLREPEGAFLEMVADMARASRLTASDLHTALDTPEPPVVLDVRTAGEREQGAVDGSLHIPVAELPRRLDEVPTDRPVVVHCAGGYRSSVAASLLRTAGRTDVSDLLGGYGAWQTLHAGV, from the coding sequence ATGTTGTTCACCCAGTACTACCTGGACTGCCTGTCCCAGGCGTCGTACCTCGTCGCCGACGACACCACCGGACGCGCGGTGCTCGTCGACCCGCGTCGGGACATCGACGAATACCTGACCGACGCGCGGGCGCACGGCCTGACCATCGAAGGGGTCGTCAACACCCACTTCCACGCCGACTTCCTCGCCGGCCACCTCGAGGTCGCCGCGGCCACCGGAGCCTGGATCGGCTACGGACACCGGGCCGAGACCGAGTACCCGAGCCGCAAGCTGCACGACGGCGACCGGATCAGCCTCGGTGACGTGACCCTGGAGATCATGGAGACCCCGGGCCACACGCCGGAATCCATCAGCATCCTGGTCTACGAGCGGGCCGACGACGCCGTGCCGTACGGCGTGCTGACCGGCGACGCCCTGTTCATCGGCGACGTCGGCCGGCCGGACCTGCTCGCCTCGCTCGGCGTCACCGCCGACGAGCTGGGCCGCATGCTCTACGACAGCGTCCAGCGCAAGCTCATGGGCCTGCCCGACGAGGTACGGGTCTTCCCCGCACACGGCGCGGGATCCGCCTGCGGCAAGAACCTCTCCACCGAGCGGCAGTCCACCATCGGCGAGCAGCGCCGCACCAACTACGCCTGCGCCCCGATGGGCGAGGAGCAGTTCCTCGCGCTGGTCACCGGCGGGCAGCCGGCCGCGCCCGGCTACTTCGCGTTCGACGCGGTACTCAACCGCAAGGCTCGCGAACTGTTCGACCACAGCAAGGCCCCCCGGCCGCTCAGCGCCGCCGAGTTCGCCGGGGCCCGGGCCGAGGGTGCGGTGGTGATCGACGCCCGCGACCCGCAGGAGTTCGCCGCCGGCCACGTGCGTGGGGCGATCAACGTCCCGGCCGACGGCCGGTTCGCCGAGACCGCGGGCAGCGTCGTCGCGCCGGACCGCAGGGTGCTCGTGGTCGCTCCGCAGGACCGCGAGGAGGAGATCGTCGTACGCCTCGCCCGGATCGGTTTCGACCAGGTCGTCGGCTACCTGCGCGAGCCCGAAGGGGCCTTCCTGGAGATGGTCGCCGACATGGCGCGCGCCAGCCGGCTCACCGCCAGCGACCTGCACACGGCCCTCGACACCCCCGAGCCGCCGGTGGTGCTCGACGTCCGCACCGCCGGTGAGCGGGAGCAAGGCGCCGTCGACGGCTCGCTGCACATCCCGGTCGCGGAGCTGCCCCGGCGCCTCGACGAGGTGCCGACCGACCGCCCGGTCGTCGTGCACTGCGCCGGCGGGTACCGCTCGTCCGTCGCGGCCAGCCTGCTCCGCACCGCGGGTCGGACCGATGTCTCCGACCTGCTCGGCGGGTACGGCGCCTGGCAGACGCTGCACGCCGGCGTCTGA
- a CDS encoding MFS transporter: MSSDLRTPATPVGPRLGLRANAAQFLLLVAVNALVGGVLGTERTVLPLLGEREFQLTAYTAALTYILAFGATKAVTNFFAGTLSDRYGRKPVLLAGWLVAIPVPLLLIWAPSWGWVVAANVLLGVNQGLAWSTTVIMKIDLVGPHRRGLAMGLNEAAGYLAVAATALATGALAARYGLRPAPFLLGAAYIAVGLGLSVLLVRETRGHAHHEAATHQGGAHHGGLTTRQVLKLVSWREPALSSASQAGLVNNLNDGLAWGLFPVLFAAAGLSLPRIGVLAALYPAVWGLGQLLTGPLSDRVGRKPLIVGGMLIQAGALGLIAGGDSFGAWGTGAALLGAGTAMVYPTLLAAIGDVAHPAWRARAVGVYRLWRDAGFAVGALTAGLLADLVGIRGATWAVAALTAASGLLVAVRMYETHVGRVAARPAGAA; the protein is encoded by the coding sequence ATGAGCAGCGACCTGCGTACGCCGGCTACCCCCGTCGGGCCGAGGCTGGGGCTGCGGGCGAACGCGGCCCAGTTCCTCCTGCTCGTCGCGGTCAACGCGCTGGTGGGCGGAGTGCTCGGCACCGAGCGCACCGTGCTGCCGCTGCTCGGCGAGCGGGAGTTCCAGCTGACCGCCTACACCGCCGCCCTGACCTACATCCTCGCCTTCGGGGCGACCAAGGCGGTCACCAACTTCTTCGCCGGCACCCTCTCCGACCGGTACGGCCGCAAGCCCGTGCTGCTGGCCGGCTGGCTGGTGGCCATCCCCGTACCGTTGCTGCTCATCTGGGCGCCCAGCTGGGGTTGGGTCGTCGCGGCCAACGTGCTGCTCGGCGTCAACCAGGGACTTGCCTGGTCCACCACGGTGATCATGAAGATCGACCTGGTCGGGCCGCACCGGCGCGGCCTCGCCATGGGGCTGAACGAGGCCGCCGGCTATCTCGCGGTGGCCGCGACGGCGCTGGCCACCGGAGCCCTCGCCGCGCGGTACGGGCTGCGCCCCGCGCCCTTCCTGCTCGGTGCCGCCTACATCGCGGTGGGCCTGGGCCTGTCCGTGCTGCTCGTCCGGGAGACGCGGGGCCACGCCCACCACGAGGCGGCCACCCACCAGGGCGGGGCCCACCACGGCGGCCTCACCACCCGGCAGGTCCTGAAGCTGGTCAGTTGGCGGGAACCGGCCCTCAGCTCGGCCAGCCAGGCCGGCCTGGTGAACAACCTCAACGACGGCCTCGCCTGGGGACTGTTCCCGGTGCTCTTCGCCGCCGCGGGCCTCTCCCTGCCCCGGATCGGTGTGCTGGCCGCCCTGTACCCCGCGGTGTGGGGACTCGGCCAACTCCTCACCGGTCCGCTCTCCGACCGGGTCGGCCGCAAGCCGCTGATCGTCGGCGGGATGCTGATCCAGGCCGGTGCGCTCGGGCTGATCGCCGGGGGCGACAGTTTCGGCGCGTGGGGGACGGGTGCGGCGCTGCTCGGCGCCGGCACCGCGATGGTGTATCCCACCCTGCTGGCGGCGATCGGCGACGTCGCCCATCCGGCGTGGCGCGCTCGCGCCGTGGGCGTCTACCGGCTCTGGCGGGACGCCGGATTCGCCGTGGGCGCCCTGACGGCCGGACTGCTCGCGGACCTCGTCGGCATCCGGGGGGCCACCTGGGCGGTGGCGGCCCTCACCGCCGCGTCCGGTCTGCTCGTCGCCGTCCGGATGTACGAGACCCACGTGGGCCGGGTCGCCGCCCGGCCCGCCGGAGCGGCCTGA
- a CDS encoding glycoside hydrolase family protein, with protein MTRASVSSPRRAVTAAAGAGLLVATLAGAAPATADPAVDFPRFTYAGTAFDKSTLDYNPTNEFIFPSVIRAADYFPNPLGTYYMYYAPHERPGGIALAYADSIDGPWTEYQANPLISNTWLPHYPTVSHVSSPHAVWVEGEGKLFLYYHGENSITRYATSDDGIHFSYGGTAVARDATTGGETSYARVFEQSVPRLGTRYLMVFMDNPTAAPPGPTGPVSRRIRWAVSNDARTWTIQPEPIVTPQGIEGPNASGPFFLRWNGRNLVIFHAADGNMHAVDVGENFDQEIHLGIVHDSMTAAPDLGRSAAPTFYVDGRTMHMYYEAGGRLTATIGHAVATLPEPVPQRQLDCSVDRPVLWPPNHELVDVAVTVDLRDGVLGPNAFALTGVTGGDAADVSDFTVGAPDTAGKLRAERSGNGGDRVYTLTYGGHDEIGRPVGCTVTVTVPHDQGVR; from the coding sequence ATGACGAGAGCATCTGTCTCATCCCCCCGCCGCGCCGTCACCGCGGCGGCCGGCGCCGGCCTGCTCGTCGCCACCCTGGCCGGCGCCGCGCCGGCCACCGCCGACCCGGCCGTCGACTTCCCGCGGTTCACCTACGCGGGAACCGCCTTCGACAAGAGCACCCTCGACTACAACCCGACGAACGAGTTCATCTTCCCGAGCGTCATCCGGGCCGCCGACTACTTCCCGAACCCGCTGGGGACGTACTACATGTACTACGCCCCGCACGAGCGGCCCGGCGGGATCGCCCTCGCGTACGCCGACTCGATCGACGGCCCCTGGACCGAGTACCAGGCCAACCCGCTGATCAGCAACACCTGGCTGCCGCACTACCCGACCGTCAGCCACGTGTCCTCCCCGCACGCGGTGTGGGTGGAGGGGGAGGGCAAGCTGTTCCTCTATTACCACGGCGAGAACTCGATCACCCGCTACGCCACCTCCGACGACGGCATCCACTTCAGCTACGGCGGGACGGCGGTCGCCCGGGACGCGACGACCGGTGGCGAGACGTCGTACGCCCGGGTGTTCGAGCAGTCCGTGCCGCGCCTGGGCACCCGCTACCTGATGGTCTTCATGGACAACCCCACGGCGGCGCCGCCCGGACCGACCGGCCCGGTCTCCCGCCGGATCCGCTGGGCGGTCTCCAACGACGCGCGAACCTGGACCATCCAGCCCGAACCGATCGTGACCCCACAGGGCATCGAGGGCCCCAACGCGTCCGGACCGTTCTTCCTGCGCTGGAACGGCCGCAACCTGGTCATCTTCCACGCCGCCGACGGCAACATGCACGCCGTCGACGTGGGGGAGAACTTCGACCAGGAGATCCACCTCGGCATCGTCCACGACTCGATGACCGCCGCACCCGACCTGGGCCGGTCGGCCGCACCGACGTTCTACGTCGACGGACGCACCATGCACATGTACTACGAGGCCGGCGGGCGGCTCACCGCGACGATCGGCCACGCGGTCGCCACGCTGCCCGAGCCGGTGCCGCAGCGGCAGCTGGACTGTTCCGTGGACCGGCCGGTCCTGTGGCCGCCGAACCACGAACTGGTCGACGTGGCCGTGACCGTGGACCTGCGCGACGGCGTGCTCGGCCCGAACGCGTTCGCCCTCACCGGCGTGACCGGCGGCGACGCCGCGGACGTCAGCGACTTCACCGTGGGCGCACCCGACACCGCCGGCAAGCTGCGGGCGGAACGGTCGGGCAACGGCGGGGACCGGGTCTACACGCTGACGTACGGCGGCCACGACGAGATCGGCCGGCCGGTCGGCTGCACCGTCACCGTCACCGTCCCGCACGACCAGGGCGTGCGGTAG
- a CDS encoding rhodanese-like domain-containing protein, producing the protein MREVNLADFAAAHAAGAVVVDVREPFEYVEGHVPGARSVPLAQLPAAVGDLPRSRPVYVICASGNRSLTAAQFLARAGIDARSVGGGTGGWIRSGRPVATGADA; encoded by the coding sequence ATGCGAGAGGTGAACCTGGCGGACTTCGCCGCCGCGCACGCCGCGGGCGCCGTCGTGGTGGATGTCCGAGAGCCGTTCGAGTACGTCGAGGGTCACGTGCCGGGCGCCCGGTCGGTGCCGCTGGCCCAGCTGCCCGCGGCGGTCGGGGACCTTCCCCGCAGCCGCCCGGTGTATGTCATCTGCGCCAGCGGCAACCGCAGCCTGACCGCCGCGCAGTTCCTGGCCCGTGCCGGCATCGACGCCCGTTCCGTCGGCGGTGGCACCGGCGGGTGGATCCGCAGCGGCCGTCCGGTGGCGACCGGGGCGGACGCGTGA
- a CDS encoding TetR/AcrR family transcriptional regulator — MPGPTPAKSPVRRADAQRNIAAILEAAVNALSRNPDASVSEIAKAAGVGRVTLYGHFPNRDDLVEAALASAIEQGHAALDAVDLTGDTRQALGRLVHSSWQLVNQSRSLLLAAQGVLPPGRIRDLHAGPVARVEGLVKRGQEEGVFRRDLSTSWLVGVMHSVMHNAADEINAGRLDPDQAAAFITATVLAAFTPPGGRVPS, encoded by the coding sequence GTGCCGGGTCCGACGCCAGCGAAGTCGCCGGTCAGGCGAGCGGACGCGCAGCGCAACATCGCGGCAATACTCGAGGCCGCGGTGAACGCCCTGAGCCGCAACCCGGATGCCAGCGTCAGCGAGATCGCGAAGGCGGCCGGCGTCGGACGGGTCACCCTCTACGGCCACTTCCCGAACCGGGACGACCTCGTCGAGGCCGCGCTCGCCAGCGCCATCGAACAGGGCCACGCCGCACTCGATGCGGTCGATCTGACCGGCGACACCCGGCAGGCGCTCGGCCGGCTGGTCCACTCCAGCTGGCAACTGGTCAACCAGTCCCGCTCGCTGCTGCTCGCCGCACAGGGAGTCCTTCCACCCGGCCGGATCCGCGACCTGCACGCCGGCCCGGTCGCACGCGTCGAAGGCCTCGTGAAGCGCGGCCAGGAGGAAGGGGTGTTCCGCCGCGACCTGTCCACGTCATGGCTGGTCGGCGTGATGCACAGCGTCATGCACAACGCCGCCGACGAGATCAACGCCGGCCGCCTCGACCCTGACCAGGCCGCGGCGTTCATCACAGCGACCGTCCTGGCCGCCTTCACGCCGCCCGGAGGTCGCGTTCCCAGCTGA
- a CDS encoding MFS transporter → MTAQAVDQPENTATDPRRWRMLALLGVAQFMLILDVTVVAIALPHIGADLGLQRDTLTWVVSAYTLMFGGLMLLGGRAADLFGSRRVVLLGLLVFTVASLVTGLAAGAAVLIGGRVAQGVGAAMLSPAALSVVTRIFHGDERNKALGIWSALGGGGSAIGVLLGGVLTAGPGWQWVFYINVPIGLIVLVALARMLPAELPHAARARLDVPGAILVTAATGTAIYALINAGDRGWLTATSLGTLAGAVVLYVLFAVLQRTVRSPLMDLRILARRSVAGGTFLILVATALMIAVFFLGSFYLQHHRGYGALRTGLLFLPVAVATIIGAQVAGGVVGRLGARYVAVTGLAIAALGTAVAAFWAGPAVVVTGISVGAAGIGAAFVAASTTALGQVAQHEAGIASGILSTFHEFGAALGVAVVSSIAAASISGSGSIGFARGFTFAAIVAAASAVLALLVVPAVKPPAGVQAHAH, encoded by the coding sequence GTGACCGCTCAGGCCGTCGACCAACCGGAAAACACCGCTACCGACCCCCGCCGCTGGCGCATGCTGGCACTGCTCGGCGTCGCTCAGTTCATGCTCATCCTCGACGTCACCGTGGTGGCGATCGCACTACCGCACATCGGCGCGGACCTCGGCCTGCAACGGGACACGCTGACCTGGGTGGTCAGCGCCTACACGTTGATGTTCGGCGGCCTGATGCTGCTCGGCGGGCGAGCGGCGGACCTGTTCGGTTCCCGGCGGGTGGTGCTGCTCGGCCTGCTCGTGTTCACCGTCGCGTCGCTGGTCACCGGTCTGGCCGCCGGGGCCGCGGTGCTCATCGGCGGTCGCGTCGCGCAGGGCGTCGGCGCGGCGATGCTGTCACCCGCGGCGCTGTCCGTGGTGACGCGAATCTTCCACGGGGACGAGCGCAACAAGGCGCTCGGCATCTGGTCGGCCCTGGGCGGTGGCGGGTCGGCGATCGGTGTCCTGCTCGGCGGCGTCCTGACCGCCGGTCCTGGCTGGCAGTGGGTGTTCTACATCAACGTGCCCATCGGTCTGATCGTGCTGGTGGCACTGGCCCGGATGCTGCCGGCGGAGCTGCCGCACGCCGCGCGGGCGCGGCTGGACGTTCCGGGCGCCATCCTGGTCACGGCCGCAACCGGTACGGCGATCTACGCGCTGATCAACGCGGGTGACCGGGGTTGGCTGACCGCCACGAGCCTCGGGACTCTGGCCGGTGCCGTCGTCCTGTACGTCCTGTTCGCGGTCCTGCAACGCACCGTGCGGTCGCCGCTGATGGACCTGCGGATCCTGGCCCGTCGGTCGGTCGCCGGTGGCACGTTCCTGATCCTGGTGGCGACCGCGCTGATGATCGCGGTGTTCTTCCTCGGCTCGTTCTACCTGCAGCACCACAGGGGCTACGGCGCGCTGCGGACCGGACTGCTGTTCCTGCCGGTCGCCGTGGCGACGATCATCGGCGCGCAGGTCGCCGGTGGTGTCGTTGGCCGCCTCGGCGCCCGGTATGTCGCGGTGACCGGCCTCGCGATCGCCGCCCTCGGCACCGCGGTAGCCGCTTTCTGGGCCGGCCCGGCTGTAGTGGTGACCGGGATCAGCGTCGGCGCGGCGGGAATCGGCGCCGCCTTCGTCGCCGCCTCCACGACCGCACTGGGACAGGTGGCCCAGCACGAGGCGGGAATCGCGTCGGGAATCCTCAGCACCTTCCACGAGTTCGGCGCCGCCCTCGGCGTCGCCGTGGTCTCCAGCATCGCGGCGGCGAGCATCTCCGGCAGCGGCAGCATCGGCTTCGCCCGTGGCTTCACCTTCGCCGCGATCGTGGCCGCGGCCTCCGCCGTCCTGGCACTGCTCGTCGTCCCGGCCGTGAAACCGCCAGCAGGCGTACAAGCCCACGCGCACTGA